From one Anabas testudineus chromosome 18, fAnaTes1.2, whole genome shotgun sequence genomic stretch:
- the LOC113168643 gene encoding uncharacterized protein LOC113168643: MMTPLKMWCLLPLAVLLLLSISPTETEVVQLMSKACKGFLLNDRPPQVPGILENGLIKQNKQKRYKAICQTFQDEKRFVTLYDTENKIPVFSAYKYRGEQKGRPEHVPWKIEPQLEDMEEINMEDCERVTYKHQASDYDYTNNNDYSRGHLFPVSYAFERSDKISTFTLTNIVPQASSFNKGSWDKMEHCVQCILKTYCSNQEAYVVTGASPSKDTQKNKLNEKVNIPSVLWSAFCCQGKDKKTFLAGAHWGKNTADCTSKYLEMRTLKELQQTFGIDVFPKTDCPSTVTVAELYPKQIKSQCDCTFQPLTTSAPPAATNQQFIDFLYRSRTFCRICKYQGSVKAEGHQKKKLKDLCLKLKHNGLRSEDIDEAIKKFLLKLLKSDF; the protein is encoded by the exons atgatgactcCTCTGAAGATGTGGTGTCTCCTGCCCCtcgctgtcctcctcctcctgtccatcagtcccacagagactgaagtggTGCAGTTGATGTCAAAGGCGTGTAAAGGGTTTCTTCTTAATGACAGGCCTCCACAGGTTCCAGGCATCTTGGAAAATGGTCTAatcaagcaaaacaaacaaaaaagatacAAAGCCATTTGCCAGACCTTTCAGGATGAAAAAAGGTTTGTGACACTCtatgacacagaaaacaagatcccagtgttttctgcttacaagtacagaggagaacagaaggGAAGACCTGAGCATGTCCCCTGGAAGATAGAGCCACAG CTTGAAGACATGGAGGAAATAAACATGGAGGATTGTGAACGTGTCACGTATAAACACCAGGCCAGTGATTATGATTACACAAATAACAATGACTATTCCAGGGGCCATTTATTTCCAGTTTCTTATGCATTTGAAAGAAGTGACAAAATTTCAACTTTCACACTTACAAACATTGTTCCACAAGCCTCATCGTTCAACAAAGGCAGCTGGGACAAAATGGAGCACTGTGTCCAATGTATCTTAAAAACCTACTGCTCAAACCAGGAAGCCTATGTAGTGACTGGAGCAAGTCCCAGCAaggacacacaaaaaaacaaacttaatgaGAAGGTCAACATACCCTCAGTTCTCTGGTCAGCCTTCTGCTGTCAAGGCAAAGACAAGAAAACGTTTTTAGCAGGTGCTCACTGGGGCAAGAACACTGCAGACTGTACATCTAAATATCTGGAGATGAGGACTTTGAAGGAACTCCAACAAACATTTGGCATTGACGTATTTCCTAAAACAGATTGTCCTAGCACAGTAACTGTTGCTGAGTTGTATCccaaacaaattaaaagccaATGCGATTGCACATTTCAACCTTTAACCACATCTGCCCCTCCCGCTGCCACTAATCAACAGTTCATTGATTTTCTGTATAGAAGTCGAACATTTTGTCGCATCTGTAAATATCAGGGAAGTGTCAAGGCTGAAGGAcaccaaaaaaagaaactcaagGATCTGTGTTTGAAACTAAAGCATAATGGATTAAGGTCAGAGGACATAGATGAAGCCATTAAAAAGTTCCTGCTTAAGCTCCTCAAGAGtgatttttaa